From the genome of uncultured Fibrobacter sp., one region includes:
- a CDS encoding lytic transglycosylase domain-containing protein — MKNSIQISPPLMVLILAGLFALLVVFGVCWFSRANTLAHLAEQESALRSDLEQLDTWGKWTIDYVKIDRALNYLSKNKLTQGTRTVLAEQIWKISRSYYIDPLLILAVVAQESRGNPNARGRGRSGKETGAMGLMQIKLETAQLMGARFGLIIESTEDLLRPEVNVAVGSAYLIRLLGKYGNLKSALMAYNLGHAAVDKMIASGQPIPSRYYDRVISKYWDLARLSF; from the coding sequence GTGAAAAATAGTATCCAGATATCGCCGCCGCTGATGGTGCTGATTCTTGCCGGGCTATTTGCCTTGCTTGTGGTCTTTGGCGTGTGCTGGTTTTCGAGGGCGAATACCTTGGCGCACTTGGCCGAGCAGGAATCGGCTTTGCGGAGCGATTTGGAGCAGTTGGATACTTGGGGCAAGTGGACGATTGATTACGTGAAAATCGACCGCGCGCTGAACTACCTTTCCAAGAACAAGTTGACGCAGGGCACCCGCACGGTGCTTGCTGAACAAATCTGGAAAATCTCGAGGTCGTACTATATCGACCCGCTCTTGATCCTCGCCGTGGTGGCGCAGGAAAGTCGCGGCAACCCGAATGCGCGTGGCCGTGGCCGCTCCGGCAAGGAAACGGGTGCGATGGGTCTCATGCAAATTAAGCTGGAGACTGCTCAGCTGATGGGGGCCCGGTTCGGATTGATCATCGAATCTACCGAGGACTTGTTGCGCCCAGAAGTGAATGTCGCTGTGGGTTCGGCCTACCTGATTCGCCTGTTGGGAAAGTACGGCAACCTGAAGTCGGCTTTGATGGCGTACAATCTGGGCCATGCGGCCGTGGACAAGATGATTGCGAGTGGACAGCCGATTCCTTCCCGTTACTATGATAGGGTCATTTCCAAATATTGGGATCTCGCGAGACTTTCTTTTTAG
- a CDS encoding TolC family protein, translated as MIIRPLVPLLLAGLAFAAEVRYDCLRFVEAGLAFDPQVEELRYGTEAKKNKIDALKAEAILPTFTISMLVGPAPGLKEYNDYYFNENGDTLGVEKAEKYDFSKMGPFWGVEGKFVQPLNLGQYRTGKEALQADLQQKSFEIENQLHQKDVEFQTYYYNYLLALEMKRLADDAKQQIDKAYEQMEEALDDDDPNVTQMDFLNLKAKMHTVKEAVTEADLGMKRVQLAIRFSLGLQEGDVFVAEDSILLPRTEPLPSLDDVRAMTERHHPELRQLSAGLRARRLQMDLSEAKLAPEFFIMGEFEYVKSWAGNRSVMQKNAFAQDAVNRLTGAIGIGLRYRLNFWNNWEKYKASRTEYHGLQLKEAYAVNGLVAKAEEQYYQVVAAKEKMDALQESLRATESILKGAAMQYDLDKSKTSELASAYTQNATVKKDYYFAVCKYNVEFAQLIAKMGWSLKDFHMVYMVKKTGE; from the coding sequence GTGATTATTCGTCCGCTGGTACCACTGTTGCTTGCCGGGCTCGCTTTTGCTGCCGAGGTCCGCTATGACTGCCTACGTTTTGTGGAGGCAGGGCTTGCTTTTGACCCGCAGGTGGAAGAACTGCGTTACGGTACCGAAGCCAAGAAAAACAAGATCGATGCGCTCAAGGCGGAAGCGATTCTGCCTACGTTTACGATTTCGATGTTGGTTGGCCCTGCTCCGGGCCTCAAGGAATACAACGACTACTATTTCAACGAGAATGGCGACACGCTCGGTGTCGAGAAGGCCGAGAAGTACGATTTTTCCAAGATGGGACCTTTCTGGGGTGTCGAGGGTAAGTTCGTGCAGCCGCTCAATCTCGGGCAGTACCGTACGGGGAAAGAGGCGCTGCAGGCCGACCTCCAGCAGAAAAGTTTCGAAATCGAAAATCAGCTCCACCAGAAGGATGTGGAATTCCAGACGTATTACTACAATTACCTGCTTGCACTCGAAATGAAGCGCCTGGCCGATGATGCAAAACAGCAAATCGACAAGGCTTACGAGCAGATGGAAGAAGCGCTGGACGACGACGATCCGAACGTTACCCAGATGGATTTCTTGAACCTCAAGGCGAAAATGCACACGGTCAAGGAGGCCGTGACGGAGGCTGATCTTGGCATGAAGCGTGTCCAGCTGGCTATCCGGTTCTCGCTGGGCTTGCAAGAGGGGGATGTTTTCGTGGCCGAGGATTCGATCTTGCTCCCGCGAACAGAACCTTTGCCGAGTCTTGATGATGTGCGCGCTATGACCGAACGCCACCATCCCGAACTGCGACAGCTTTCTGCCGGGCTTAGGGCTCGCCGCTTGCAGATGGATTTGTCCGAGGCGAAACTTGCACCGGAGTTCTTTATCATGGGCGAGTTCGAGTATGTGAAAAGCTGGGCCGGCAACCGAAGCGTGATGCAGAAGAACGCCTTTGCCCAGGATGCCGTCAACAGGCTTACGGGGGCTATCGGTATCGGACTGCGGTATCGCCTGAACTTCTGGAACAATTGGGAAAAGTACAAAGCGTCGCGTACGGAATATCATGGCTTGCAACTGAAGGAGGCCTATGCTGTAAACGGCCTTGTTGCTAAAGCCGAAGAACAGTATTATCAGGTTGTTGCCGCCAAAGAAAAGATGGATGCCCTGCAAGAAAGCTTGCGTGCGACGGAGTCTATTTTGAAGGGCGCTGCGATGCAGTATGATTTGGACAAGTCCAAAACCAGCGAACTGGCGTCGGCCTACA